Genomic DNA from Theobroma cacao cultivar B97-61/B2 chromosome 3, Criollo_cocoa_genome_V2, whole genome shotgun sequence:
TTTCTGATTTCCCTGTAAAGTATAAACCCtgctaattttatccaaaattgAACATCTGCAGTCTAGTAGAGAAGGCAGTTTGAATCTTTTGAAAGTTCAAAATTTGACTGGCACTGTCAGAACTAGATGTACATTACATATGGCGTCATGTGAGAAATCAGAAATATTTGGCAAAGGGAAGGTGAATTTTCCTTCAAACTATAGGTGTTGGCGCCAATAGTGGTAATGAGAGAGCAGGATGATCATAAATGTACAAGATCGTTTAGACTTCTAGTCGAGTCGTTTATGAACAAATCTTgagtgaaaaaaagaaagtaaaaaaggcaactttttgaaatttagaaaGTTTCAGTCCTTCAGAGATCATGGTGGGACTCAAAAATCATAGTCGAAACATGTGCAAACGTGAATCCTTCCCACCaaattagaaagaaagaaagaaagaaagaaaaataataatagtaaaaaaaaaactgggCTATACACCAATCGGTCTGAAGATATAAGAACTTTATCTCTTACAAAAGCTAAAGAGATAAAGATGTTGCAGCGAGCTTCCTAACAAAGTACTCAAGGGGCTGCATTGAGTCATTGACATCAAACGATGGACCTGCAGGGAAGACTTATACTCATCATAAGCCAAAAAAATTCCAATGTCCCCCCCATCTGCTAATTATGACTTGTAATACAAAAAAGTTAAATACTATCTATCAAAGCGTGGGAACATGGTACTACAACCAGAATCTTTTTAGGTCCTTCACATTGACCCAAATTTCATTTACCTTTCGGCTGAAGGATGTCGTTGAAATGCCATATCTAATCATgcttttttatatgtttaaattACCCCTTAAAGCTTtatcttgtttttccttccaaatcTGCCCTGTAGCTAAAAAGACTAATTATCGAAAAGTTGGATGCCAAAAAATCATGGACTAATACTTAAATCGATTCTTAATCTATTTAGGATAATTTTAGAtcattaattgttattaatcaaaatattacttatcattttatatcacatAATATTGATATAGTATGTTCATATATTATAGTAGATGATGATATGATGTGTTAATGTGATATATGATATGATcacatgatatttttattttccatgtaAACGTCACAtgacataaaaaattacaagtGATGTTTTGATTAATGTGAGTTAGTCAATTGTTAGTTATAAAAACTtgtttgattcaaaataaaaatataaaaatttaatttaatataatagaaaaataaaatgtatttaaaatttttaaatcatttaaattttttaaaaatattatgttaaaaatcataaaataatataaaatacataCTCACATGAGGGATTATAAAAgtgacaaaaggaaaaaagaaaagagattgggatttctttctttgttttttatttccttctttCGGGTTTTAAATAACAATTTCTTTGggatctttaaaaaaaaaacacaatttctttgcatttcttttgtttctccaATAGTAAGGTAACACTGCCACTGGCGGTAACTTGGCGGGAGTTCGTTACATGGACAAAACGGTGCGTTTGATCAAGTAACTCAAAAAAggggggtttttttttttcatcgaACCAAAGAAAGAAGGTATACGCAAAACCGCGCTAACGTTTTAGAATTTGAGATTGGGAGTTTGGGACCAATTTTCTCCGTACAACAATGGAGGATCGTTCGGAGAAAccaaaccctaaccctaaatCGCACTTCAAGAACCAAAATTACGACAATACAAAGGGGGAGAAGaagcagaagaagaagagcgAATTTGAGTTTTGCAAGGTTTGTAAGCTGAATCACAACCAAGGGCCACGTCATAAATATTTCCCTAACCACAAAAACTCCCTCTCCGCTTTCCTTTCTCGGATTCAGAACAAAATTAACGACATTCGCTTCTTCTTGAAAAACCCCACCATTATTCGACCTGAACACGCCGAACGCAACCGATTTTGGTGCGTCTTCTGCGATGCTGATGTCGACGAGCTCGATAGCTCTTTCGCTTGGTAagctttttaattttgaagcggtttcatttttttttaatttaagtcTAAAATTCATCTGAACACAGAAACTTTGAAGCTTGGCTCAACTTAGTTAAATAGTTTGGAATTTACAGCCATTTTAGATTAGTTACTTAGAAAGCAAAGGGAAAATCGGAAACTAAAAGTTTGGATTTAATGAgtgaaatttatcaaaataaacaaGATTGCTTTGCGTTGCCTACAATATCTCAGTGACTGAATTTTGATGGTGTTCGTGTTTTTGGTTCTTTGCAAAGTGAAAATGCTATTAATCACTTGGTGAGCGCGCATCACCTGAAGAATTTGAAGCATTTTCTCTGGCAATATGGTGGTAAGATGGACTGTTTGGACATGTATAGGATATTGGAAACTGATCTAACTAAGGTATGGCCATTAGATTGTTAGTAAAAGATCTCCAAAGAAAGCTTGGAATGATATTAATTGTGTTAAAGAGTTCATTTTTGGTCATTGTAGTGGCAGAAGAAGTGCAAGTCATTGAAGAGTGAAGCTGTGGCTGCCCTTGGTGAAGGATCTTGTGGAGTTGTATATGGAACTTCTTATGATATCCAAAATAATGTCAACtttgacaaaataaataatcttgAACAGAATGATATTAACCCTCTCAAATCAAGTTATTCAAATGTTGTTACGCCTTTACAGTACCATACGAATGAGTCTCAGATATCTAATTCAAGATTCTCCGAAGTTGCAAACTTTGGTTCAAATTTGCATGATGTTAACTTTTCTTTGCCTGCGGCTGCATGTTCCAATATTAGTTTGTGGAACTCGAATGATTTGACAGGTATGCATGTCTggttatttgatatttttctcatttaatcTAGTTCTAGTTGTTTCACTGATATCTCAGTGAGGGTTTCTTacataaaaaatgagaatacacttattagttttgtttttatgttctCTGTGCTTGAATTGCCAGCTAACAGCATAAGCCAACATGATCTTCTTTACAAGAATGGAATATGCTCAGCCAATGCTTACCTGAGTCATATTGGGGTAAGTTTATTCATCCATGCGTTTTGCCTATGGAgctaatttcatttaattgttTCTGAGAAAGAATCTTGTGACTGTTCTTATTATGCTAAAATTTGAAGCCATCCCATAACAATATTATATGCTTATTGGGATATGGTATTTAGTACCTGGCTTTGTTCCTAGAGTTGAATGCAGAGCCTTGTCCATCCTTATTTTGCCATGCCACTTTCCCTCAGGCTCTTGAGGAAGTTGATCATGTAAGTAGTTAAATCATGAGGTGCACACTTGAGACTCTTCACCTTGATGGACACCTTGAAACTGCCTCCCATAGTAAAGTGCATTGCTGGATTGGAGAGCTTGCTCTTTTGTATTCGACTGAAGCTTCCTCTCTTTAAACCCAGCTTTACCATCTCACATGTGATCTTACTGTTAAGGGTCTTTACTAGTTTCCATTAGTACTTACTTGCAGTTGGATTCTCAGGATTTTGGTTTGGAGTTAAGTTGCATAGGCGACAATTGCTATTACCGTTATTTGCCATTGAAGTGCCTGCtcattattttctatttaaatgcTCGCTTCTTTATGCCATATCTTTACTGTTTAAAATTTCACCGGTGCTAATTATATCATGTGCTTGAACTTTGAATATAGTACTGTATGCCTGGTATGCAACAAGCCCATCATCTGGATTCCTtctcatgattttttttctatgaAGTTCTGCTGTTTTCTAGGATTTCACAGACTAGTTTCTTCATACATGAAATTACAGTTATGTTTTTCGCGAATATATATTATGTCTCATACAGGTGTGCCAAGTGTATCAGGGTGGAAGCATGGTGAATAGAGAAAGCAGTTCTCAGGGTAATGCTCTAATTAGATTTTGCTTTCATataattctattttcattccaagtcactctaaaatgtaaaaaaacaGTGTGCTAAAAAATTTGCTTATAGTTGCCTTGTAGCAAAGTGGAGGGATGCTTTTGAGAATGCTAATTTGTATTCATCATCTTATGACCATATTTTTTCTTCAGGTTTGCTGAGCCTAACTGAAGTTGCTTCCCTGTCAACAGTAGATGCTGGAGGAAATGTGCATTCTGGAGCACCCCCTCCCTGGTTTGAAGCAAAACCAGCTTTAAGTAGCtttatttcatcaaataagTCACAGAAATCCTCTAAGTTGAATCCAAAAAGGGTGGGAGCTGCTTGGGCTGAGAAGCGAAAGATGGAGCTGGAGAAGGAGAAGAGAGGGGAGATTGTCAAGAGTGATTGTGATGCTAACTGGCTTCCTAATTTTGGTAGAGTTTGGCAGTCAGGTAGCAGGAAGGAATCtagaaaagaatttgagatCGAGAAACAGAAGTTCCTCAAGGTTGAAAGTCATTCTGAGATGCCAATTAAGATACAGCCTTATATCAGCAAGCGAATGGTAAGCATCACATTTTCATATACCACATCATTCTGAAGGCTAGTTTCTCAAGAGGTAGAAGTGGAATGACAAACATGTGCTCTATTCCATGCTcacttaaggcatcagcttGTATGGCTGTCATTTGGGTAAGGTGACGTGTCTATGTATTATAATGCAGAACTTATAATGGCAATTCAAAAGTTAGCCAAGCTGGTCTTTGAGTTATCTTCTTAGCAGTAAAGGGCATGTTCGTAGAATCTCATTACTTTGCTTCAAAATGCAACTAATCAACTGCGTCTTGAGTAGATTCACTTTAGTTTGAGTATTTTCCAGGAAGAAACTTGCTGCTTCTTGAAAAGATAATCGATCTAACTGTCTAGCTCTGGCATTATTGGCATTAGCTTATAAGTTTATACTGCATTATGTTGAAAGCAGATTGTATGTTTATGTTCCTAACCTTTCCCCCCTTTTTGGCAGCGAAGAGATTTTGGTGAATGATAACTAGTGACCatgcaaagaaaagaaactctGGTGAAGCTGATGCTCAAAGAATCAAGTAgcattcttttgtttttccccTCCCATGGTGAATCTAAAGATTCACAGGGAGAAATTTTCAGGAGAAGGGGCAGTGGGTCATGGTGATTTCACCCTAAGATATTTAGGAAATGTTGAGATCCTTAAATGTGTTACACCTGGATTCTTATCCTACCTCTCAAAGTTGTGCACATTGTACAGCATAAGAAATACAAATTATCTTCCCTCCCGGATCTTTTACTTTCCTCACAAAATGTACCATTGGCTGTGTTTCGTTCTTTCTATAGCAAGCAGATGTGCTGTTTTGAATTTGAACCATGGATTTCTGAGCAATGGCACCCAGATTATTCATACAATTAGCAACCTGAACAATGGCCACTTTACCTTAACTTATTACAATATTTCGGGTCATACACGATATTATGAAAGAAGCTGTTAGTAACAACCAAGTGCATCTATTGTTTCTAAATTTACACGCATATGAGCAAAATATGCAACAAGGCAGTCACACTCGTACTCTGACTGACCGAGTCCATCTGATGTTTCTTCATATACACgcatatgaataaaatatgcATTCCCGATACTCACAAATCTCTGATGTTTCTTCATTTACACgcatatgaataaaatatgcAATTCCAGATACTCACATATCTGCCTTCCTGAGCCGGAATTCCGTCGTCAACAATGTAGGGGATAATCGTGCCACTTATATATGATACCAGACCTAATATATCCTGGATGTGGCACTCCAATTTTGGTGATATATCTTTTATAACGCGAAATGTGATGGTATCTTACTCACAAATTCTAGGACGCACGACCTGTAGCAATGGTGCCACTGATTGTTCTGTTGCTGCAGAAAAAGAAGGCTATTACTCTATCCGAACTGTCTCGGGAGAGCAAAACCTTGTAGAATTTGATTGACCGGGGATCCTAAAGTTCCAGAATTTTCCTTTAGCAGAAACCAAGTTCTCTTCACACAGGAATTCCCAAGAAAACCATTTTTCTACCGTCCGATGAACGTCGTGTACTACAACATCAGTCGTCCTCCCAACCCTGGCTAACATACTAGCAGTGTAGATAGTTGACATCCTGCCTGGTGCTTCTGGTCCGTCCCCAATTGGCCCGTCCACCACCACGACATCCCATTTAAGCTGATAAACTTCTTTTGGTAAATTTCTCAATGCCAATTTGCAAGTTGATTGTTGGAGCAGACTTGTGCTTGGTGCGCAGGCAGGATTTCCCCTGGCATGCTTGAGCAGGCTGTATGCCTTCTTAGCTGGTACCTGGTACTTAACCTTATGAATTCGAGTTCCATTAGAATCAGCTTTGATTTCACTTATCTTGTAAGGGTCATCCTCGAGAAAAAGAGTGACGCCTCCTGCATTTATTGATGAGAGGTTGAGGTACTGCGATTGAAGCCCGAAAACTAGGAGGTTACAGGGTGCTTTACGGGTAATGAGATTTGAAAGAAGCTTGAATTCTTTTGGGGTGAGAAGGGTTGCATTGGCGGAGGATTTGTGCGGACGGGAGACCCCCGGTGCATTTGATGTAACCTCACTGCATTCAGAAGGAGATGAACA
This window encodes:
- the LOC18605108 gene encoding TITAN-like protein isoform X2, coding for MEDRSEKPNPNPKSHFKNQNYDNTKGEKKQKKKSEFEFCKVCKLNHNQGPRHKYFPNHKNSLSAFLSRIQNKINDIRFFLKNPTIIRPEHAERNRFWCVFCDADVDELDSSFACENAINHLVSAHHLKNLKHFLWQYGGKMDCLDMYRILETDLTKWQKKCKSLKSEAVAALGEGSCGVVYGTSYDIQNNVNFDKINNLEQNDINPLKSSYSNVVTPLQYHTNESQISNSRFSEVANFGSNLHDVNFSLPAAACSNISLWNSNDLTANSISQHDLLYKNGICSANAYLSHIGGGSMVNRESSSQGLLSLTEVASLSTVDAGGNVHSGAPPPWFEAKPALSSFISSNKSQKSSKLNPKRVGAAWAEKRKMELEKEKRGEIVKSDCDANWLPNFGRVWQSGSRKESRKEFEIEKQKFLKVESHSEMPIKIQPYISKRMRRDFGE
- the LOC18605108 gene encoding TITAN-like protein isoform X1 — protein: MEDRSEKPNPNPKSHFKNQNYDNTKGEKKQKKKSEFEFCKVCKLNHNQGPRHKYFPNHKNSLSAFLSRIQNKINDIRFFLKNPTIIRPEHAERNRFWCVFCDADVDELDSSFACENAINHLVSAHHLKNLKHFLWQYGGKMDCLDMYRILETDLTKWQKKCKSLKSEAVAALGEGSCGVVYGTSYDIQNNVNFDKINNLEQNDINPLKSSYSNVVTPLQYHTNESQISNSRFSEVANFGSNLHDVNFSLPAAACSNISLWNSNDLTANSISQHDLLYKNGICSANAYLSHIGVCQVYQGGSMVNRESSSQGLLSLTEVASLSTVDAGGNVHSGAPPPWFEAKPALSSFISSNKSQKSSKLNPKRVGAAWAEKRKMELEKEKRGEIVKSDCDANWLPNFGRVWQSGSRKESRKEFEIEKQKFLKVESHSEMPIKIQPYISKRMRRDFGE
- the LOC18605109 gene encoding glucuronoxylan 4-O-methyltransferase 1, which gives rise to MPPEVSHFRAPQITPSVQFSITAASGSSPKFCRAARRMKFSGKTLLPVLIFILSCLSILRLLKIAITTSHSTSPASALSSTLQQECSSPSECSEVTSNAPGVSRPHKSSANATLLTPKEFKLLSNLITRKAPCNLLVFGLQSQYLNLSSINAGGVTLFLEDDPYKISEIKADSNGTRIHKVKYQVPAKKAYSLLKHARGNPACAPSTSLLQQSTCKLALRNLPKEVYQLKWDVVVVDGPIGDGPEAPGRMSTIYTASMLARVGRTTDVVVHDVHRTVEKWFSWEFLCEENLVSAKGKFWNFRIPGQSNSTRFCSPETVRIE